CCAACTCGCGCAGAATGCGAATCGCACCGGCGACGTCCCAGCCTTCGTTGGCGTCGATACGGATCGTGCCCGCATACATCGACCGAATCGCTTCGATCGTCTCGATCTGCTCGGCGTCGGTGCCCAAGCCGAGCTTGATTTTAAGCACGGGATGGTCGCCGATCTCGGCAACTTTGCGCAGCGTCGTCGCCGTGTCGGCGATGCCGATCGTAAAAGAGGTCACCGGCGTCTTGGCGGGGTCGAGCCCGAAGAAGGCATAGAGCGGCACGCCCAGTCGCTTTCCGATGAGATCGTGCAGCGCGATATCGAGCCCCGCGCGCGCGGCCGGCGGAATGTCGCCCGCCAGGGCTTCTTCCAAACGCATCGGGTCGTGCACGCGCAGGGGATGCGCTGCAAAATATGCGGCGACGCTCTCGACCGATTCGCCGTATCGTGCGACCGGCGTGGCTTCGCCGAGGCCTTCGTGGCTGCCGTCGCTCACGCGGATGAGGGCGGTACGTGCAACGCTCTCCTCTCCTCGGGCGATTCTAAAGGGATGCCGCAACGGTAATGCGAGCGTACTGACGCGGAGCGAAAGAGCCATGCCGCCGCTTTCTGCCATAGGCGCAGCGATCCTCGGGAGATAACGATGAAGGGCGACCCGATCCAATCGAGCGCGATCGTGTGGTTACGCCGCGACCTGCGGCTGAGCGACAACGTAGCATTGATGGCGGGCGCACGCTCGGGCGCGCCGCTCTGTATCGCCTTTAATCTCGATCCCGAGTTGCTGCGCTCGCAACGCATGGGCGCACCGCTCGTGCAGACGTTTTTCGATGCGCTCCGAGCGTTACGCGAAACGCTGCGAGCGTTGGGGAGCGACCTCGTCCTGCTGGAGGGCTCGTTTGAAGCGAACCTCGTGAAGCTGGCGCGCGACCTGAATGCGCGGGCGCTGTACTATAACGAAGATTACGAGCCCGACGCGATCGCCCGCGACGAATGCGTCACGCGCGCGCTCGAAGCGGCAGGCGTCGCGGTGCACGCGCATCTCGACCACGTCTACTTCGGTGCCGGCGAACTTTCGACCGATGCGGGCGAGCCGTACAAGATCTTTACGCCGTACAAGCGGCGGTGGCTCGAGCGCTATCGTATCGCGGCGCGTAAACCGGTCGCATCGGCGCGCGCGATTGCCGGCAGGCTGATGCCGCGCGAGCGATTGCCGCACACGCGCGACGTGCCGCGCCCGCAAGAGTTCGGCCACGAGCCGTCGCCGCTGTATCCGCCGTGCAGCGAAACCTACGCGCGGGGACTCCTCGCGACGTTTCTGCGCGCCGGTGGCCCGAGCGCTCGCTACGCAACCGAGCGCGATATTCCGTCGCTCGAAGGCACTTCGCGCCTCTCCCCGCAACTGCGCGCGGGGACCCTCGGCATCCGCACCTGCTT
This genomic window from Candidatus Dormiibacterota bacterium contains:
- a CDS encoding dipeptide epimerase — protein: MAESGGMALSLRVSTLALPLRHPFRIARGEESVARTALIRVSDGSHEGLGEATPVARYGESVESVAAYFAAHPLRVHDPMRLEEALAGDIPPAARAGLDIALHDLIGKRLGVPLYAFFGLDPAKTPVTSFTIGIADTATTLRKVAEIGDHPVLKIKLGLGTDAEQIETIEAIRSMYAGTIRIDANEGWDVAGAIRILRELERFEIEFCEQPIPAGNPAGLRAVREAVGIPIVTDEDSLTAADLPKLYGCVDGINVKLAKCGGLRGALAMIHTARAMGLRVMLGCMVESAIAATAAAHLSPLVDWADLDGPFLTASDPFEGIAYERGKIVLPDAPGLGVRERAAA
- a CDS encoding deoxyribodipyrimidine photo-lyase codes for the protein MKGDPIQSSAIVWLRRDLRLSDNVALMAGARSGAPLCIAFNLDPELLRSQRMGAPLVQTFFDALRALRETLRALGSDLVLLEGSFEANLVKLARDLNARALYYNEDYEPDAIARDECVTRALEAAGVAVHAHLDHVYFGAGELSTDAGEPYKIFTPYKRRWLERYRIAARKPVASARAIAGRLMPRERLPHTRDVPRPQEFGHEPSPLYPPCSETYARGLLATFLRAGGPSARYATERDIPSLEGTSRLSPQLRAGTLGIRTCFERAFAALERAEPAGARSIETWISELIWREFYQMILRRFPHVATQPFVPAARRIVWNDDRAAFERWCAGQTGYPIVDAAMAQLNATGWMHNRLRMIAASFLTKDLLITWQWGERYFEQHLADADLAQNNGGWQWSASSGTDAAPYFRVFNPILQSKKCDPEGTFIRAQLPALRNVPAEYVHAPWEMPPLLQAQSGCIVGSDYPFPIVDHAAARDRALEAYAAALGKLRAR